Proteins from a genomic interval of Pseudomonas sp. RC10:
- a CDS encoding DUF2780 domain-containing protein, which translates to MKNARGAVLATLMALAATPVFAFNLNDAANAVSGATGGQQKATAAPEAAGLLNTLGTQLNVTPQQAVGGTGALLGLAKNKLSGNDYSQLSQSVPGLDQLAGTSALGSLGGLGGMLGNSGSQSAVNNALGNVQSMGDVTKAFGALGMDGNMVGQFVPVILQYLGQQGASGSALSALGGVWGAK; encoded by the coding sequence CTGAAAAACGCACGCGGCGCTGTTCTGGCGACCCTGATGGCACTGGCGGCAACCCCGGTTTTCGCTTTCAACTTGAACGATGCAGCCAATGCTGTTTCCGGCGCCACCGGCGGCCAACAAAAAGCCACCGCAGCCCCTGAGGCCGCCGGACTGCTCAACACCCTCGGCACCCAACTGAACGTCACCCCGCAGCAAGCCGTCGGCGGCACCGGCGCACTGCTGGGTCTGGCCAAGAACAAGCTCTCTGGCAATGACTACTCGCAACTGAGCCAGTCCGTCCCCGGCCTTGATCAACTCGCCGGCACCTCTGCACTCGGCAGCCTCGGCGGGTTGGGCGGCATGCTCGGCAACTCCGGCAGCCAATCAGCCGTCAACAACGCACTGGGCAACGTGCAAAGCATGGGCGACGTGACCAAAGCCTTCGGCGCACTGGGCATGGACGGCAACATGGTCGGTCAGTTCGTCCCGGTGATCCTGCAATACCTGGGTCAGCAAGGCGCAAGCGGCTCGGCGTTGTCAGCGTTGGGTGGGGTGTGGGGGGCGAAGTAG
- a CDS encoding anti-sigma factor, which translates to MNYLQPELRRALAADYAIGLMPSTARRRFESLLLDDPNLRAEVAQWQESLVGLTTELRPEPVPERVWQQIVARIEPQRLHVPEKRSFWSWMRVAAVACSLLVAIIVGVIYTRDKPDFNATLVANDQQPALTVQAFERYLKVEPVAVASVDPGRSLELWAIPLDGVPVSLGVIPDDGKGRVDLSDAQRKLLSGQTTMAITLEPKGGSPSGKPTGPILYKGQLASL; encoded by the coding sequence ATGAATTACCTTCAGCCTGAATTGCGCCGTGCCCTCGCCGCCGACTACGCCATCGGCCTGATGCCCTCGACCGCCCGCAGGCGCTTCGAAAGCCTGCTGCTGGACGATCCAAACCTGCGCGCTGAAGTCGCTCAGTGGCAGGAAAGCCTGGTCGGGCTGACGACGGAGTTGCGGCCAGAACCGGTGCCTGAGCGCGTGTGGCAACAGATCGTCGCGCGCATTGAACCGCAGCGTCTGCACGTGCCGGAAAAACGCTCGTTCTGGAGTTGGATGCGCGTGGCCGCTGTCGCCTGCTCGCTGTTGGTCGCGATCATCGTGGGCGTGATCTACACCCGCGACAAACCGGACTTCAACGCCACACTGGTGGCCAACGACCAACAGCCAGCCCTGACCGTTCAGGCGTTCGAGCGCTATCTGAAAGTGGAGCCAGTGGCCGTAGCCTCGGTCGATCCGGGCCGCAGTCTAGAGCTGTGGGCGATTCCGCTGGATGGCGTGCCTGTCTCGCTGGGCGTGATTCCCGACGACGGCAAAGGACGCGTGGACTTGAGCGATGCTCAGCGCAAATTGCTGAGCGGGCAAACGACGATGGCGATCACGCTGGAACCGAAAGGGGGCTCGCCGTCAGGCAAGCCGACCGGACCGATTCTGTACAAAGGCCAGTTGGCGTCGCTGTAA
- a CDS encoding DUF350 domain-containing protein, whose product MIDALKMSLQGYAVLGFVLYLIGAVAIFSLFAVAYTRLTPHAEFALIREGNTAASIALSGALIGFAIPVASVISHSISLLDFLVWALIASVVQLLVFGGVSFVLKGLSRRIESGEIAAAVFVAAISISIGLLNAACMTPSA is encoded by the coding sequence GTGATCGACGCGCTGAAGATGTCCCTGCAGGGTTACGCTGTTCTCGGCTTCGTGTTGTACCTGATTGGCGCGGTGGCGATCTTCTCGCTCTTCGCCGTCGCCTATACCCGCCTGACCCCCCATGCCGAATTTGCGCTGATCCGCGAGGGCAACACGGCAGCCTCCATCGCGTTGTCAGGCGCGCTGATCGGTTTTGCGATTCCGGTCGCCAGCGTCATCTCCCATTCGATTTCCCTCCTCGACTTTCTCGTCTGGGCGCTGATCGCGTCCGTTGTGCAATTGCTGGTGTTCGGCGGCGTGAGCTTCGTGCTCAAAGGCCTTTCGCGCCGTATCGAAAGCGGTGAGATCGCCGCTGCGGTGTTCGTCGCCGCCATCTCCATCAGCATCGGGCTGCTCAACGCGGCCTGCATGACGCCGTCTGCCTGA
- the fdhA gene encoding formaldehyde dehydrogenase, glutathione-independent, which produces MSGNRGVVYLGAGKVEVQKIDYPKMQDPRGKKIEHGVILRVVSTNICGSDQHMVRGRTTAQVGLVLGHEITGEVVEKGTGVENLKIGDLVSVPFNVACGLCRSCKEQHTGVCLTVNPGRPGGAYGYVDMGDWTGGQAEYVLVPYADFNLLKLPDRDKAMEKIRDLTCLSDILPTGYHGAVTAGVGPGSSVYIAGAGPVGLAAAASARLLGAAVVIVGDVNPVRLAHAKAQGFEIADLSTDTPLHEQIAALLGEPEVDCAVDAVGFEARGHGHAGVKEEAPATVLNSLMGVVRVAGKIGIPGLYVTDDPGAVDAAAKMGSLSIRFGLGWAKSHSFHTGQTPVMKYNRQLMQAIMWDRINIAEVVGVQVISLDDAPRGYGEFDAGVPKKFVIDPHKLFSAA; this is translated from the coding sequence ATGTCTGGTAATCGTGGTGTGGTGTATCTCGGCGCAGGCAAAGTCGAAGTACAGAAGATCGACTATCCCAAAATGCAGGACCCGCGTGGGAAGAAGATCGAGCACGGTGTCATCCTGCGCGTGGTGTCCACCAACATCTGTGGCTCCGACCAACACATGGTTCGCGGCCGTACAACTGCCCAGGTTGGTCTGGTGCTGGGCCATGAGATCACCGGTGAAGTGGTCGAAAAGGGCACTGGCGTCGAAAACCTGAAGATCGGTGATCTGGTTTCCGTTCCTTTCAACGTGGCGTGCGGCCTGTGCCGTTCCTGCAAAGAGCAACACACCGGCGTGTGCCTGACCGTCAACCCGGGCCGTCCGGGTGGTGCTTACGGCTATGTCGACATGGGCGACTGGACCGGCGGCCAAGCTGAATACGTCCTCGTTCCATACGCTGACTTCAACCTGCTCAAGCTTCCTGATCGCGACAAGGCCATGGAAAAAATCCGTGACCTGACCTGCCTTTCCGACATTCTGCCGACTGGCTATCACGGTGCTGTCACTGCCGGTGTAGGCCCAGGCAGCTCGGTGTACATCGCCGGTGCCGGTCCTGTCGGTCTGGCGGCGGCCGCTTCGGCTCGTCTGTTGGGCGCGGCGGTCGTCATCGTCGGTGACGTTAACCCTGTTCGTCTGGCGCACGCCAAGGCTCAGGGCTTCGAAATCGCTGACCTGTCCACCGACACCCCACTGCACGAACAGATCGCCGCATTGCTGGGCGAGCCTGAAGTGGACTGCGCCGTCGATGCCGTGGGCTTTGAAGCCCGTGGTCATGGTCACGCGGGCGTCAAGGAAGAAGCACCCGCCACCGTGCTCAACTCCCTGATGGGCGTCGTGCGCGTCGCGGGCAAGATCGGTATCCCTGGCCTGTACGTCACTGATGATCCGGGCGCTGTCGATGCGGCCGCGAAAATGGGCAGCCTGAGCATTCGCTTTGGTCTGGGCTGGGCGAAATCCCACAGCTTCCACACCGGTCAGACCCCGGTCATGAAGTACAACCGTCAACTGATGCAAGCCATCATGTGGGATCGCATCAACATCGCTGAAGTGGTAGGCGTGCAAGTCATCAGCCTCGACGATGCGCCACGCGGTTACGGCGAGTTCGACGCAGGCGTTCCGAAGAAATTCGTGATCGACCCGCACAAACTGTTCAGCGCGGCGTAA
- a CDS encoding DUF1190 domain-containing protein, which produces MKRSKSIRLAALGSLSLALTACDSGKRPMKTVSETRQYENLEACTKAGVATDVCIDAYTAAYELHRNRAPSYDSYADCEADYDVGMCTERSNNGRIMPVSSGFAVTTQREVPADEPATSSGGGSGGGGGGHGSGGFWRWLSYGDDGPRYYSEPLYRERVGIDQSRLVSLNQQLSEGKTFPKAKNGRFKVSSPESFSTSVKLSGAEPIRVSRGGFGARGGSGG; this is translated from the coding sequence ATGAAACGCAGCAAAAGCATTCGGCTGGCCGCGCTGGGCAGCCTTTCGCTGGCGTTGACCGCGTGCGACAGCGGCAAGCGCCCGATGAAAACCGTCAGCGAAACCAGGCAATACGAAAACCTCGAAGCCTGCACCAAAGCAGGTGTGGCGACAGACGTTTGTATCGACGCGTACACCGCTGCGTATGAGCTGCATCGCAACCGGGCGCCGTCCTACGACAGCTACGCCGATTGTGAAGCGGACTACGACGTCGGTATGTGCACCGAGCGCTCGAACAACGGGCGGATCATGCCGGTCTCCAGCGGTTTTGCCGTGACGACGCAACGCGAAGTGCCCGCCGATGAGCCAGCGACCTCGTCCGGTGGCGGCAGTGGGGGCGGAGGCGGTGGGCATGGCTCCGGCGGCTTCTGGCGCTGGCTCAGTTACGGCGATGACGGCCCGCGTTATTACAGCGAGCCGCTGTACCGTGAGCGTGTCGGGATCGATCAATCGCGGCTGGTTTCGTTGAATCAGCAGCTCAGCGAAGGCAAGACGTTCCCCAAAGCCAAAAACGGGCGCTTCAAGGTCTCCAGTCCTGAGTCGTTCTCCACCAGCGTGAAGCTGTCCGGCGCTGAGCCCATTCGCGTGAGCCGGGGCGGTTTTGGCGCCCGTGGCGGCTCTGGCGGCTGA
- a CDS encoding DUF1190 domain-containing protein — protein MSMGALKAGFLVGIGLGLIAVPAVLAKADSDAQAPRWISSVVFFENANACQWAGVPAQICQSGYRSAYRQHVRIAPAYQDEASCEADFVPGECFVGGVSRLWTPWLSGFALITHAQLPPGKAHEAFASVSQSWSQRLLGVSEAPEPATQVRYFSEPLYWERDHQGGARLTTLREKLRNGERFANAFSKRPPVQSGSVLWTRQLARFFEPQRLIDVAIP, from the coding sequence ATGTCGATGGGGGCGTTGAAAGCAGGGTTTCTCGTGGGGATTGGCCTCGGGTTGATTGCCGTGCCCGCCGTGTTGGCCAAGGCGGATTCGGACGCGCAAGCGCCGCGCTGGATTTCCTCAGTGGTCTTCTTCGAAAACGCCAACGCCTGCCAGTGGGCGGGTGTGCCTGCGCAGATTTGCCAATCCGGTTATCGCTCTGCCTACCGCCAGCACGTTCGAATCGCACCGGCTTATCAGGACGAAGCCAGCTGTGAAGCCGATTTCGTTCCGGGGGAATGTTTTGTCGGTGGCGTGTCACGTCTGTGGACGCCGTGGCTGTCGGGATTTGCCTTGATCACTCACGCGCAATTGCCGCCTGGCAAAGCGCATGAAGCGTTTGCCAGCGTCAGTCAGTCGTGGTCACAGCGATTGCTGGGTGTGAGTGAAGCGCCGGAGCCTGCGACACAGGTGCGCTATTTCAGCGAGCCGCTGTACTGGGAGCGTGATCATCAGGGCGGCGCTCGCCTGACGACCCTGCGAGAAAAACTGCGCAATGGGGAGCGCTTCGCCAACGCCTTCAGCAAACGCCCGCCAGTCCAGTCGGGTTCGGTGTTATGGACCCGTCAGTTGGCGCGGTTTTTCGAGCCGCAACGCCTGATTGACGTTGCGATTCCCTGA
- a CDS encoding sigma-70 family RNA polymerase sigma factor, whose protein sequence is MNGTAAQPGLICQHSGHLRGRRRTHAGSTLISSVDADELRQLLAQCSLGNRRAFETLYRKVSGQLFAVALRCMGHRDQAEDVLQEAFVRIWNSASQYEPSLSAPMTWMVSITRNKAIDQLRKHREDPLTDEQVQALFDEAPSAHEQMESLRDATALRRCLDTLDGMQRQSIITAYFHGASHGDLVTQLAAPLGTVKSWIRRGMERLRRCLES, encoded by the coding sequence GTGAATGGAACTGCGGCTCAACCTGGACTAATCTGCCAGCATTCTGGCCACCTGCGTGGCCGTCGCCGAACCCATGCCGGGAGCACGCTTATCTCTTCTGTCGACGCCGATGAACTCCGGCAACTGCTGGCGCAATGTTCGCTGGGCAATCGCCGGGCGTTCGAAACCCTCTACCGCAAGGTGTCCGGCCAATTGTTCGCAGTGGCGTTGCGTTGCATGGGCCATCGCGATCAGGCCGAGGATGTGTTGCAGGAAGCCTTCGTGCGTATCTGGAACAGCGCGTCGCAATACGAGCCGAGCCTCTCGGCGCCGATGACCTGGATGGTCAGCATCACGCGCAACAAGGCCATCGACCAACTGCGCAAACACCGTGAAGACCCGCTGACCGACGAGCAAGTGCAAGCCCTGTTCGATGAGGCGCCATCGGCTCATGAGCAGATGGAAAGCCTGCGCGATGCCACGGCGCTGCGTCGCTGCCTCGACACCTTGGACGGCATGCAGCGCCAATCGATTATCACCGCGTATTTTCACGGCGCGTCGCATGGCGATCTGGTCACGCAGCTGGCCGCGCCGCTGGGCACGGTCAAATCGTGGATTCGCCGAGGCATGGAGCGTCTGCGCAGGTGCCTTGAATCATGA
- a CDS encoding glutathionylspermidine synthase family protein → MKRIRIAPRPDWRETAEQFGFGFHTFDGEPYWDESAYYQFSLAQIENDLEDPTREIHEMCLDLVARVVDSEELLERLAIPTQYRDFVRRSWKERQPHLYGRMDLSYDGHGPAKLLETNYDTPTSLYEASFFQYLWLDQQIQRGQLPSESDQFNSLEEKLTDLFRGLPIETPFYFSSVKGSVEDRGTVEYLRDIAREAGLQTHLIDIEDIGLDTRGRFVDESNAPISRLFKLYPWEHMFQEQFGAAIEKSGTLFIEPAWKSILSNKGALALLWELHEGHPNLLPTFFDADPTQPLANGWVRKPFFSREGANIDIRTDNGRRVYQNGPYGSGPSVLQKFHPLPCFDGHYTVIGSWMIGDQPAGIGIREDDSLITKDTSRFLPHIIR, encoded by the coding sequence ATGAAAAGAATCCGAATCGCGCCGCGCCCGGACTGGCGAGAGACCGCTGAGCAGTTTGGCTTCGGTTTCCACACGTTCGACGGCGAGCCTTACTGGGACGAGTCTGCGTATTACCAGTTCTCGCTGGCGCAGATCGAGAACGACCTGGAGGACCCCACGCGGGAAATCCATGAGATGTGCCTGGACCTCGTCGCGCGGGTGGTGGACAGCGAGGAGTTGCTTGAAAGGCTGGCGATCCCTACGCAATACCGCGACTTCGTTCGGCGTTCGTGGAAGGAACGGCAGCCTCATTTATATGGCCGGATGGACCTCAGCTACGACGGCCACGGCCCGGCCAAGCTGTTGGAGACCAACTACGACACGCCGACGTCGTTGTACGAGGCGAGCTTCTTTCAGTACTTGTGGCTCGACCAGCAGATTCAGCGCGGCCAACTGCCCTCTGAGTCGGATCAGTTCAACAGTCTGGAAGAAAAGCTGACTGATCTGTTTCGCGGCTTGCCCATCGAAACCCCGTTTTATTTCTCGTCCGTGAAAGGCTCGGTCGAGGATCGTGGCACGGTGGAATACTTGCGAGACATCGCCCGTGAAGCCGGGCTACAGACCCACCTGATCGACATCGAAGACATCGGCCTGGACACGCGTGGCAGATTCGTCGATGAGTCGAACGCGCCGATCAGCAGGCTGTTCAAACTGTACCCATGGGAGCACATGTTTCAGGAGCAATTCGGTGCTGCCATCGAGAAGAGTGGCACGCTGTTCATCGAGCCTGCGTGGAAGTCGATCCTCTCGAACAAAGGCGCGCTGGCGCTGCTGTGGGAATTGCACGAAGGGCATCCGAACCTGCTGCCGACCTTCTTCGACGCCGATCCGACTCAGCCACTGGCCAACGGCTGGGTGCGCAAACCGTTCTTCTCCCGCGAAGGCGCCAACATCGACATCCGCACGGACAATGGCCGCAGGGTTTATCAGAACGGCCCTTATGGCTCAGGCCCGAGCGTGCTGCAGAAATTTCACCCGCTGCCTTGTTTCGATGGCCATTACACCGTCATCGGCAGCTGGATGATTGGCGATCAGCCTGCCGGGATCGGCATTCGCGAGGATGATTCGTTGATTACCAAGGACACCAGCCGCTTTCTGCCGCACATCATTCGATGA